The Macaca nemestrina isolate mMacNem1 chromosome 15, mMacNem.hap1, whole genome shotgun sequence genome segment aaccccatctctactaagaatacaaaattagccgggcatgatggtgcacacttgtaatcccagctacttgggaggctgaggcagcagagtcatttgaatccaggaggcagaggttgcagtaagccgagatcacaccattgcactccagcccgggcaaaaagagcaaaactccgtctcaaaaaaaaaaggaactgattAAATGAATTACAATATACTCAGCAGACCTGGACAAGAACCTACGTACTacatggaaagagaaaagagatgtgAAAAAAGCAAGTTACTAGAAATTACATATAGTAACATTTCActtgtataaaaaaaaaatttacgtgtgcatgtgtttataaGCATTTAAATTTCTGGatggccaggtgaagtggctcatgcctgtaatcccagcactttgggaggccaaggtgggcagatcgcttaagcccaggaattcgagaccagctcgggcaacgtggcgaaactcagtctctataaaaaaatacaaaaaattagcccggtgtggtggcatgcgtctgtagtcccagctacctgggacactgaggtgggaagatcacttgagcccaagaggttgaggctgcagtgagctatgatcgcgccactgtacctcagcctgggtgacagggagagactctgtccaaaaaaaaaaagaccaggaacggtggctcacacttgtaatcccagcattttgggagaccaaggtgggcggatcacaaggtcaggagttccagaccagcctggccaatatggtgaaaccctgtctctactaaaaatacaaaaattagctgggcgcagtggtgggcagctgtagtcccagctacttgggaggctgaggcaggagaatcgcttgaactcaggaggcggaagttgcagtgagccaggatcgcgccactgcacaccagcctgggcaacagagtgagactccggctcaaaaaaaaattttaaattctggaaaattacattaaaatttaaaatttactcattATAATGCTATTTCTCTAGAGTACAGGAGATGTTCACTTTTCACCTTATATAATTCAGTAtaaggccgggagcagtggctcatgcctgtaatcccaaaactttgggaagccaaggcagtcggatcacttgaggtcaggaatttgaggccagcctgaccaacatggcaaaaccccgtctccattaaaaatacaaaaattagccaggtgtggtggcgagcacctgtagtcccagctactctggaggctgaggcaggagaaccacttaagcctgggaggcagaggttgcagttgagtcgagattgcaccactgggtgacagagtgagactccgtctcaaaaaaacaaaacaaacaaacaaaaaaattcagtatAGTTTGACTTTTTATCACTAAAATATATTACTTCtgcaggccaggcgcgatggttcacgcctgtaatcccagcactttgggaggctgaggcaggcggatcatgaggtcaagagattgagaccatcctggccaacacggtgaaacctcatctctactacaaacacaaaaattagccgggcatggtggcacgcgcctgaaattccagctactcagaaggctgaagcaggagaattgcttgaacccgggaggagaaagttgcagtgagccgagatcgggccactgcactccagcctggtgacagagcgagactccatctcacacacacacacacacacaatatatatatattacttttgcaataataaaaaataaacatacttcTGCTCAGATAAAGAGAATATCAGTAAGCCCTAATATTAAGTTTTTCACAGTGAAAGCCCTTCAAAATTGCTTGACAAATAAATTCTAAGTATATTAACTGTGGGAAAAAAATCTATGCTTGTGAAGACTTTGTAGacacatttcttaaaaatgaagatttcggccgggcgcggtggctcaagcctgtaatcccagcactttgggaggccgagacgggcggatcacgaggtcgggagatcgagaccatcctggctaacatggtgaaaccccgtctctactaaaaaataaaaaaaactagccgggcgaggtggcgggcgcctgtagtcccagctactggggaggctgaggcaggagaatggcgtaaaaacccgggaggcggagcttgcagtgagctgagatccggccactgcactccagcctgggcggcagagcgagactccgtctcaaaaaaaaaaaaatgaagatttcagGAGACAAAATAAAGTCAGCTGGATAAAAAatgcacagagagaaaaaaacataacaaaatgttAAGAAAGGGTGTCtccgctgggcacggtggctcatgcctgaaatcccgcactttgggaggccgaggcgggcggatcacggggtcaagagttcgagatcagcctggccaacataatgaaaccccatctctactaaaaatataaaaattagccaggcatggtgatagatgcctgtagtcccagctacttgggaggctgagggaggagaatcgcttgaacccaggaagcagaggttgtggtgagccaagatcgtgccattgctcttcagcctgggcaacaaagcaggactccgtctcaaaaaaaaaaaaaaaaacaaacaaaaacaaaaacaaaaggagtgGGTGTCTCTTGGCACTGGGACAATGAATCCCAACAAatgatattttttccttaaatttcagaatttttgaagttttacacaatgaatattttgtgatctgaaaactttttcttcccctcctcttccaATTCAGCAGCTGAATAATAATCTTGTGTTCATTGTCTACTACCGCTTAATATATTATTGCCAGACTTAGAGGCTTAACAAAGCAAACAGTTAccatctcacagtttctgtgggtcatgAATCCAGGCAAAGTTTAGTTGCACGGTTCTGGCTCAGGGTCATTCATGAGGTTGCATTTAGGATGCtggccagggctgcagtcatctgaagccccttgactggggctggaggatctgaTTCCAGGATGGATCACTCAGATGGCTGTTGGAAGTAGGTCTCAGTTCCTTGTTGGTGTTGGCAGGAGGCTTCAGTTCCTTACCACATAGACCTTTCCATAGGACTGCTTGAGTGCCCTCGCATGACAGCTGACTTCTCCCAGAATAAATGATACAAAATAAGACAGCCAGGAGGAAAACATAGAGCCTTTTACATCCAATCTCAGATATCACAAaccatcacttctgccatattctattagTTAGAGGCAAGCTCACACTTAacgggggaaggggaggaggaattAGCCTCTTTCTTTTGAAGGAAGGAACATGAAAGAATTTGtgaagggccaggcgcggtggctcacccctgtaatcccagcactttgggaggccaaggggggcggatcatgaggtcaggagatcgaagtcatcctggctaacatggtgaaactccgtctctactaaaaaaatacaaaagaaaaattagcaaggcatggtggcaggtgcctgtagtcccagctagtggggaggctgaggcaggagaatggcatgaacctgggaggcagagcttgcagtgaaccgagattgcgccactgtactccagcctgggtgacagagcgagactctgtctcaaaaagaaaaaaaaaaaaaaaagaatctgtgaaCGTATTTTTGAAACACAAGAAAATTTCTGGCGATTTTCCCCCCCTCAAATTTCCCTCCTCCAATCCAACTACAACACATGAAACTCCTTAATCTTCCTAAAGCGCACCTCTGATCATGTCATCCTGCAATAAAGAAACTGTCCCTCGCTCCCCACAACCCAGGGAACTCCATAACTTGGCTTCTGAGGACCAATTACCGTATTGCCCTTCAGCTCCAGCTCAACATAAACGCATCGTACACTCCCGTCTCTAGTCTTGACACCTGTCCATGCCCTCTCAATACCTTGTCCCAGGCTCTTTCCCATCTCCAGTCCCTTGcatttgctgtttcctctgcctggaatgttttaCATGGATGGTTCTTCATCATCTTGAGATCTAAACTCACCCCCATCTCTATCATCCTGTCCCAGTCACTCACCCTCTcattatcttgttttcttttcattgttgtttgagatagggtctcactctgttccataggctggactgcagtggtacgatcacagctcactggagcctcaacttcccaggctcaagcgatcttcctgcctcagcctcccaagtagctgggactaaaggcacgggccatcacacctggctaagttttgtatttttcgtagtgctgggattgcaggcataagccagcgCGTCCCGTCTATCGTAAGTTTTATTGAACATTCACTAGGTATCAGGATGtgtttacatgcattatctcatttaatctgtaAAACAACCATGTGAGGGAGAAACtgcattatccccattttcaggATAAGGAAAAGGAGGGACTGGGAATGTGAACACAGGAAGCGTGACTCCATCGGGTAGACTGCTCAGGCTGCAGATGTAAAGGTTTTACACGTAGGGTTTTCCAGATCTCAGCTTCTGAAAGGCGGAGGGACCACTTGGGCGGGAGCAGGGCCTCCTCTTTCCCAGCGCCCTGTGCCTTTAAGAGTTGCCCCCTCCCTCCAGGGATGCTCCAATTActttctccccaccacccccaccccgcaccccGCCACCCAGAGCATCACCCCGCCCCCCGCGCAGCGGAGCCGCACCTCGGTACTTTCTCCTGGCCCCACACCCTCAGGCTCGGCTCTTGGCCTTCGCTCGTCCAGAAGTGGGTGAGCTGTACCGCCAGAGGCGCATTCTCCCAGCCCCAAACTATGCCCGCTACGCCCCAGCGGAATGCCACCTTAAAGATCCTAATCCGGACACCTCCCAGCTCCTGCTTCCCAAGGGCGAGGCCTCAGCGCCCCCTCCCATCGCCCATGCTCGTGACGCCGTGAAGGTGACCTCCCCCAGGGGCGGCACACGCCCGGTGGTGCCCGAACTGGCTCACACGTGGTGAGCCGGGAGCGCGCGGCCCCTCCCCGCCACGCGCCTCGTGCCGGCCACCCGGCCACGCCCCCAGGACTGGCTCCGCCCCGTGCCCCTGCACGCTTCTCCAGGCTTGGGTGGGGCGACGCGCCCAAGTCAGGCACCGCGCCGGCTACGGGGTGGGGTAGGACCTGGGAATGGCGCACCCACGCATCCTCGAATGTCGCCGGCGGTTTGTGAAAAGCGGGAAGTCCGCCCAGCTTAGGACCTTTGGCTGGCAGGCGAGGTGCCCCGCGGCCCTTGGTGCTGAGCTGGGGAGAGACAGTTGGGACCGCGAGCCTCGGAATCGAATCCTAGTCTGCGTGTTCTCGGTGTTTCCTATTTGGGAAGTGGGCATCATATTATCATATTCCTTTCTCCCTCGGGATTCTTGTGGAGCCTCAAACGAGATTAAATATATATGAGAAAGGGATTTGTTCATTGGGTCCAAAAGCATTGCTGGTCCCATATGTGGTTGGACCCTGTGTGTAGTAGGCGGAGGCAACATCTACGACAACCTGAGTCCGTCCCCTTAAGAAGCTTTCCTGAGTCTTGGTCCCTCCAAATTCTCTTCTGGGACGGTCCGAAAAGACGTCCCTGAAAGAGGAAAGGGCAGAATCCTACCTGACGGCAGGTGTCTCGGAataagctaaaatttaaaaggcaaCGCGGGGCAGGGACAAGCGTCCAGCGCCAGATGGGAGGCAGGCTCGCGTCCCCTATCCTTCCTCCAACCCCCAACCTAAGAAAAGAAACCGATCTCGCCGGTCTCCCCCAATCCCAGCCGCGAGACCGCCCAGCCCCGCAGCCCGAGCCCCGCCCCGCTCCGGCGGCCAGCGATTGGGAGATGCAAATACCGGCTTCTCTGCCCAGCAACGGGTGACGCTACGCCCGAGCGCGAGCGCGAGGCGTGGCCCGGCCGCAGCCCAAGCGGGCACCTAGGTGTTTACACGGGGCGGCCCCGCGCGCGCCGCAGCGGCCCGCAGACGGCGAGGGGGAGGGGTGGCGCGCGCGCCGGCGGGGCCGCGCGGGGAGAAAGACACTGAAAGGCGTCGGCGGCCGGGTGGGGAGCGGCGCGCGCGGGCCGCGGCGGAGCCGGAGGCTGCAGGAAGAGCCCGCGGGGGCCCGGACGGTGCAATTCCTCGGCCCCCGCAAAACAATGTGTGTTGTGCGCCAGGACGCAACTTGCCGGAGGTGGCGGGGGCGCGCCGAGCCCGCCTGAGACCGCGCTGACCTTCTCCCCCCGCCGTCCGTTGGGCCCGAGCGCCCAGCTCCTCGCTCCCCAGCTCGCGGGGGCCGGGCCGAGCCGTGGGGCGGGGCCGCCCCTCCGTCGCCGctgcctcctcccccacccccagccgcGGAGGATGCGGACGGCCCCCGGCGGCGTCTAGCGGCCCCGGGCCCAGGCGCGATGGTGCAGCAGCGGGGCGCGAGGGCCAAGCGGGACGGCGGGCCGCCGCCCCCGGGACCCGGGCCGGCCGAGGAGGGGGCTCGCGAGCCCGGCTGGTGCAAGACCCCGAGCGGCCACATCAAGAGGCCGATGAACGCGTTCATGGTGTGGTCGCAGCATGAACGGCGGAAGATCATGGACCAGTGGCCCGACATGCATAACGCGGAGATCTCCAAGCGCCTGGGCCGCCGCTGGCAGCTGCTGCAGGACTCGGAGAAGATCCCGTTCGTGCGGGAGGCGGAGCGGCTGCGCCTCAAGCACATGGCGGATTACCCGGACTACAAGTACCGGCCGCGCAAAAAGAGCAAGGGGGCGCCCGCCAAGGCGCGGCCCCGCCCCCCcggtggtggcggcggcggcagccGGCTGAAGCCCGGGCCGCAGCTGCCTGGCCGTGGGGGCCGCCGAGCAGCGGGAGGGCCTTTGGGGAGCGGGGCGGCGGCGCCCGAGGACGACGATGAAGACGACGACGAGGAGCTGCTGGAAGTGCGCCTGGTCGAGACCCCGGGGCGGGAGCTGTGGAGGATGGTCCCGGCGGGACGGGCCGCCCGGGGACAAGCGGAGCGCGCCCAGGGGCCGTCGGGCGAGGgggcggccgccgccgccgcctccccgACACCGTCGGAGGACGAGGAgctggaggaagaagaggaggaggcgaCAGCGGCTGAGGAGGGCGAAGAGGAGACAGTGGCGTCGGGGGAGGAGTCGCTGGGCTTTCTGTCCAGGCTGCCCCCTGGCCCGGCCGGCCTGGACTGCAGCGCCCTGGATCGCGACCCGGACCTGCAGCCTCCCTCGGGCACGTCGCACTTCGAGTTCCCGGACTACTGCACCCCCGAGGTTACCGAGATGATCGCGGGGGACTGGCGCCCGTCTAGCATCGCCGACCTGGTTTTCACCTACTGAGCCCACCGTCAGCGGGGCGCGCACGCCCCCAAACCAGCTGTTTACATACAGGAATCAGGTATTGGGGCCCCtcggaggccgaggctggcaccCCATCTCCCGCGTAGCCTCCCCCCTCCTGGATGTGCCCATCCCCCCTCAGATCCAGACATGCCCCTCCCCCGCAGACACACCCCAAGGCAGCCCaacccccaccccttccctgaCACCCAAGCCCCTCCCCACGTTGCCCCCTCCTGCACAGCCACCAGCAGCCAGCCCCCTCCGATACACCTCCCGTCTTCTCCTACAGACCTGCACCCCTCCCCCCTTTTGCACACGCCCCTCCTCGTGGCCGGAGGACCCGCCCCCTCTCTTGCTCTGGAATCCCTCCTCCTTCGCCCAGCCTGCCTTCTCCGGGTTAGGGGGGCGATGCGGCTGGGTGGCAACGCGCGCTCCTCCTGTGCCCCTCCCTTCCCTGGGGGGAGGGGCGCACTCCTTTTATCCCCGGAGCGCTAGGGCCCGCCTCTCCGCTGGGGCCCACCCCCTTCGTGCGCATGCTTAATGCTTCTTGGGAGGAGGGGGCTGGTCCCAGTGGAGCCGCACTCTTCGCCCGCTCCGGGCAAAAGCGGGGGCGAGTGTAGAGCGATCCTGGGAAATCCTTTGATCCGGGAGTCCTGGGTTTCCTCTCCACCCAACGGGGCGTCGCTGCCTTAATGGGAGGAGCACTCGGAAGGGTTGGTTTGGGCCTGAAACTCTCCCAAGTGGCATAGCCCCTTTTCCGGTATGGGGTCTCCTGCACCCACGCGCACGACCTCTCGGATCGCGTGGCTGCCTCTACTGTCTATCTGTACGTCCCTTTTTTCTCCCAACTGGGAATTGGGAGGTAGGGTCTTTCTCTGGAAATCCAGCAGTAGAGGAAAGGACCACTCAAGAAAACTCAAAACCAAGACACCTTACCAGTCTGTTTGGGGACAGGATCCCTGCTGCTCCCCCCTCACCCCCTCCTGGGAAGTGCCCGCTCACCTCAGGGCACCCGAAACCTGGGCTCCTCCCTAAGCCCACCGGCCCTTCCTGTCACCCAGGTCCACCCTCAGTACCCACAGCTGCAGTATTCAGCGGGAAAAACTGAGGCACTTTGGTGCTAGGGGTTTGGGACTGAGGCGTGGATGGCAGATGTGATGGCAGGAAGAGTCCCGCTTTTAAACATCTGGCTTGAGAGAGACCATCGATTTGGCCAGTGAGACTGAGTATGGATTCCGAGTAGAGGTGGGCCGTTTGCACCTCGGTTTTTCCACCTGAGAAATGGGGAGAACGCTGTTGTTAGGAGGAAGTTGTGTCCAGTTCAGGGTGCCCTCGGGAGCCCTGTCCCTGATGCTGTGACCCCTCTCACGCCGCCATCTCTCTGTCCAGCCCCGCCCCTCCGGCCTCCCCACACTCCCCTTGCCCTCACTACCTGTATCTCACCGGCGTGTGTTCACCCTCCTGGGTGGCTCACACActctcattcacacacacaaatctcAGGAACAAACGGTCCCAGAGTCCTCCGGGACCCCTGTCCAGGGTCTCTGCAGGTCTCTGCCCCACGCGTTCCCGTCGCTGACAAAGCCACCAGCTGCCTCCTTTAAGCTTGGTGCTCCGGCTCTGGGCCTTTCTTgcgctctttctttctctctcttttttttttttttttttttaagaaaaacaacaacaacaaaaaaagacaatgaaaaaaaaaaccgtCATGTGAGTGAAGAGATGTCACTGTCTGTGGTCTTGGAGAACTAGTCTCGTAGCTGAGGGGTGGGGTCCCTCCGTCTGGGCCACTGGCACCCACAGCAGGACTCCGCCAGTCTGATGCCAGGACTGAATAAAGTGTATTTGCCCCGACCTTGCCCTGTGGTTCTGCATGTCTGTGCTTTTCCTCAACCCTCCCTTAAACAGTTTGCCAGGTTCAAGTCCGTGTGATTTGGGCCTGAGCTGGGTGTCCCAGGGCAAGCCACCTGGCCTGTCTAGGCTTCTATCTCAGGAATCCCTGGCCTTCATGAAGAATAGCAAACTCATCCCTGTAGGGACCAGGCAGGTAACATAAACAAGTGACTCTAGGTGGACACTGGTGTCATGACCCACTTCAAGGGGCCTACCTCTTGCCAGTTGTGACCCTGTGGGAATGCAGTCCACAGTGGCCAGATTTTTTCAAGAGAAGCTGGATGGATGTTTCTGAGTCATCTTAATTTCAAAATGAAAGCTGactcatatttttaaatctctgtggGCCAAATGAAACAAGTATGCAGGCAGGTCTGGTCTGAGGGGGCTGGCTTGACCATGCCTTTCTGTGCCTTTAATGAGGATTAAGAAGCAAAATTGGGCCACACTCTGGACTCAAAGCCCAGCTCCACCGAGTACCCGTGTGACCTTGATTGAAAAAATTAACTAAGTCCCAACTCTTCTTTCCATATGTGTaacatggggataataatagtagctGCTTCACAGGATGAAATGAAGTTTGAGGTGAGAAGCATTCAACATGGTGCCCATCATGTTACTCCATTGTTAGAGAAGGAAACAGGGTCAGGCGGGGAAGCAACTTACAGGAGGGCCTGCAAGCAGCCAGGGTCAGAGACAGGGCTTGGTTCTGCGTCCTGGTGAAGCATGGCTTCGGGGtgctgcctctccctccctgttTGAATCTGCAGATTGTGTTAGGCCCCCAGCTGAGGGCCTGGAGTGGTGGGATTggtcccagtgcctggcacacattgACCTGCAGAGTAGATTAACTGAATGACCAGAGAGCAACAGAAGTGTAGTGATTCTTGTCTTTGAGGTTCTGACTAGTGTTTTACAGCAGAGTCAAGGCTTTTCCCTCCTTTGTCCCTCTGACACCCCTCCCCCTAATTCTTCATCTGTCAGATCCAGTGTATTCCTAAGCTGGAACAAAGCCCCTTTTTTCCCAGTAAGAGCCAGGGCTGAGTGTGGAAATTACAGTGACTGCTTCGTCTCAGCCTCTCTGGTTGAAAGCAagctggccaaaaaaaaaaaaaaaaaaaaaaaacctgtaagagGAGGTAGAGTTGAGAAGGTGTGGAAGATAGGGGTACCTGCCCCCAGAACTCCCTTCAAGGGAGGACTTCCCCAGCTATGGGAAGTGCCATCAGGGTGGCCACAGCTGCAGAGAGCCACTTCACCTGAGACCACGCCCTTCCTGGGGCAGCCTGTATCTGGTGTCTGAGTGAGGCATGGTATAAACACCTGGTCATTTCCATCCAACATGGGACAGACACTGGCAGGCAGTACTCCCAGCAGGCCCAGAACAGCCAGGGCTTCGTCAGGCCTGCAGCACAGTTTGACTTCCTATGCCCAGgcctgcttcctcttcttttcACAGGTGCTTATTCCTAATAAACATCTTGCAACCCAAACTCAGTCTCATTGTCTGTTTCTAGAGAAACCCAGTCTACAACAGAGGGTTCAAGGGACTGGACGAAGGGAATTGGGTCAGTGGCCCAGCAACTGCAGCTAGGCCCGTTGGATGTATCCCAATGTCAAGAGTCTTCACCAGCACCATCAGCACCAACCTAGGGGCTGCACACTTTCCTAGTCTGTACATCAGTCATGTCAATCAGAGACTCCAGCCTCAGCCCACAGGCCCTCCAGGGCCCCCTGCTGATACCGTTCTCACTGCCAGTCCCTCCCCTGGTAAAAGCAGGTAGGAGGGAGGTCGTCATCTGAGTTAGTCTTAAAGAATAGCCTGGAATGGGATGCACCGTAAAATGCCTGACTGGAGATAATGCTAGAGAGCTGTGGGACCTTGGGACCTTGGGCAATCCTCTTCCCCTTTGTGGGCCGAATGGGGGAGTCGGTAATAGGACTAGAAAAGGGACCATATTTTGGTTCCTTCCATTTCAGATGCCGACCTGAAAGGTTGGGGAGACAACTCCTTATGGGGTCTCTGGGGCCACCTAGTGGCTAAGAGGAGTAGAACCAAAGTTTGTGCAGTTGGGAGGTGGGAGTCAGGGTGTATCCCAGGCCAAGCAACTGACTTGCACTCCAGTCTCACTACATTCATGCAGTCCTGTTGACTCATTGCTGGGTCATGCCCCTTGCCTGGgtggtgtgagccaccctgcttCCAAGGCTTTCAGAACACCATACGCTGATGTATTGTTTCTCATCTATTGCTGTGCAACAAATTGCCACCGGCTTAGCAGTGTAAAACAACATGCATTTGTTATTCCAGTCTCCATGGGTCAGGAGTCCAGCATGCCTTAGCTGGGTCTCTGCTCAGGATCTCACAAGGCAGCAACTGGGGAGCTGGTGGCCTGCATTCCTTCCTGGAGCTCAGCAGCCTTTTCCAAACTCTCATGGTAGtgggcagaattcagttccttgtgctTATAGGACAGAGATCCCTGTTCTATTGCTGGCTGTCAGTTAGTGCCACTCCTGATTACTACAAGCTGCTCAGTTTCTTGCCACAAGGCCCCCACAGGACCTCCCCAGCTTTCTCACAATATTGCAACTTATTTTGTCAAGGCCAGCGGAGAATTTTTCTGCTGCTTGGAGTCACTTGGCTCAGGGAAGGTTTAAGCTCTCTTTTAAAAGCCTcccttggccgggcacggtgtgttcaaacctgtcatcccagcacttcgggaggccgaggtgggtggatcacctgaggtcagcccagttcgagaccagcctggccaaatggtgaaaccccgtctctagtaaaaataccaaaattagcctggtgtggtggcaatcgcctgtaatcccagctacttgggaggctgaggcaggagaatcacttgaacctgggaggcggaggttgcaatgagccaagaccaagtcactgcacttcagcctgggtgacagagcgagactctgtctcgaaaaaaaaaaaaaagagaaaagccttCCCTAATTAGGTCGGAGTCACCCAGGAATATCTCCTTTTTGATTAGACATCAACTAATGTGGAATCTTCATATGTGCAAAAAATCCCTTCACCTTTGCAGGATCTTGTAGCCTTGTAAGAGTGACAGCCATCATACTACATTTGCTGACACTCAAAGGGAGGAGGCTGTCTAGGGCAGCTACACCAGAGACTGGGAATCTTGGcggccatcttagaattctgcttatcaaacacctataatcccagcacttcgggaggccaaggtgggaggatttcttgaattcagaagttcgagaccagcctggccaacaaagcaagacctcatctctactaaatttttattttttttaaattagctgggcatggtggtgcacacctgtagtctcagctacttgggacgctgaagTATCATAGCTGAGGATTCTCAGGTCTACATCTCCATCCCAGACATGGCTAGACTAACTGCCTTCTTGTCATCTCCACTGGTATATCTAATTGGCGCCTCAAACTTGACATGCCAAAAAATGAACTCTTGTTTCCACAGCGCTCCCAAGCCTGCTTCCACACACTACATCTTCACAGCTGATGTGAAATGAAAGGCTAAAACCTCTCAGTTATCCTTGATGCCTCTTTTCCTCCCAGCACCATCTCCCTTATACCCTTttggctctaccttcaaaatatgcCCTGTGTCTTGTCACTTCTCACATCATCCATGGCCTCTGGGTCCAGGATATAAGGGCATACGAAGGGCTTCTTGCGTTTTCCTTTGCCCCACTCATAGTCTTATtgtccacacagcagccagagtgatctggTTAAACCGTAAATCCCAGCACACCCTGCCTCTGTTCAAAACTCTCCAAATACTCTCATTCAGTAGAAGCCAGGGTCCTCAGCATGGCCTCCAAAGCCCCATGAGAAGTGGCCTGTGGCTCAGCCTGGGCCTCATCTGCTActactttttctgtttctcacatGCTCAGTCACACTGGTCTCCTTGCTGTTCCTCAAAAGTGCCAATCACACTTCCGCCTGAAGGCTTTTGCACATGCTTTTCCCTCTGCTTAAAATACCCTTcctctggctgggcgcagtgactcacgcttgtaatcccagcattttgggaggtccaggtgggtggatcacctgaaatcaggagttcgagaccagcctggccaacatggcgaaaccccgtctctactaaaaacacaaaattagctgggcgtggtggcacatgtctgcagtcccagttactcagcaggct includes the following:
- the LOC105496137 gene encoding transcription factor SOX-12, with product MVQQRGARAKRDGGPPPPGPGPAEEGAREPGWCKTPSGHIKRPMNAFMVWSQHERRKIMDQWPDMHNAEISKRLGRRWQLLQDSEKIPFVREAERLRLKHMADYPDYKYRPRKKSKGAPAKARPRPPGGGGGGSRLKPGPQLPGRGGRRAAGGPLGSGAAAPEDDDEDDDEELLEVRLVETPGRELWRMVPAGRAARGQAERAQGPSGEGAAAAAASPTPSEDEELEEEEEEATAAEEGEEETVASGEESLGFLSRLPPGPAGLDCSALDRDPDLQPPSGTSHFEFPDYCTPEVTEMIAGDWRPSSIADLVFTY